Proteins encoded by one window of Candidatus Binatia bacterium:
- a CDS encoding MBL fold metallo-hydrolase encodes MRARALLVGLVLAFLATAPEASMITGARRSSDGTFLNPAGELPFAPVSVTLPFFLRRAATTFTGRSGWPEVVPNDGAFLRYNARHSVPTVTWIGHATVLVQMDGVTFLTDPIWSERASPFEFAGPKRAQPPGVALADLPPIDFVIVSHNHYDHLDVATLRALAERDAETRFVVPLANADTLREAGITNPIELDWGASVEIDGVTIVCLPAQHWSGRGLTDRLQALWASYAVLGEERRFYFGGDTGYFAGFAEIGERYGPFDMAALPIGAYAPLEMMHYWHMTPEEALQASRDLRARRMLPVHYGTFDLSDEPPDEPPRRLRQAASEAAMDPQSLYVLRVGETREF; translated from the coding sequence GTGCGTGCCCGTGCGCTGCTCGTCGGTCTCGTACTCGCCTTCCTGGCGACGGCGCCGGAGGCGAGCATGATCACGGGCGCGCGCCGGAGCAGCGACGGGACGTTCCTCAACCCGGCGGGCGAGCTGCCGTTCGCGCCGGTCTCGGTCACCCTGCCCTTCTTCCTGCGTCGCGCGGCGACGACGTTCACCGGGCGCTCGGGCTGGCCCGAGGTCGTGCCGAACGACGGCGCGTTCCTGCGCTACAACGCGCGCCACAGCGTGCCGACCGTCACCTGGATCGGGCACGCGACGGTGCTCGTGCAGATGGACGGCGTGACCTTTCTCACCGATCCGATCTGGTCCGAGCGCGCGAGCCCGTTCGAGTTCGCGGGTCCGAAGCGCGCGCAGCCGCCCGGCGTCGCGCTCGCCGACCTGCCGCCGATCGACTTCGTCATCGTCTCGCACAACCACTACGACCACCTCGACGTCGCCACCCTGCGCGCGCTCGCCGAGCGCGACGCGGAGACGCGCTTCGTCGTGCCGCTCGCGAACGCCGACACGCTGCGCGAGGCCGGCATCACGAACCCGATCGAGCTCGACTGGGGCGCTTCGGTCGAGATCGACGGCGTGACCATCGTCTGCCTGCCGGCGCAGCACTGGAGCGGACGCGGCTTGACGGATCGCCTGCAGGCGCTGTGGGCGTCGTACGCCGTGCTGGGAGAAGAGCGCCGCTTCTACTTCGGCGGCGACACGGGCTACTTCGCGGGCTTCGCCGAGATCGGCGAACGCTACGGCCCGTTCGACATGGCCGCGCTGCCGATCGGCGCCTACGCGCCGCTCGAGATGATGCACTACTGGCACATGACGCCCGAAGAGGCGCTGCAGGCGAGCCGCGACCTGCGCGCGCGCCGCATGCTGCCGGTGCACTACGGGACGTTCGATCTCAGCGACGAGCCGCCCGACGAGCCGCCGCGGCGGCTGCGTCAGGCGGCGAGCGAGGCCGCGATGGACCCGCAGTCGCTCTACGTGCTGCGCGTCGGCGAGACGCGCGAGTTCTAG
- the pheT gene encoding phenylalanine--tRNA ligase subunit beta: protein MPTILVDLADLARLVGDDYPADQIEADLELVKGELKGVDPTTGRTKIELNDTNRPDLWSAAGIARQIRARRRGRRDAYDCFIAAPGDKRILVDARATEVRPYVAGFLARGPAVTDESLAELIQSQEKLCEGYGARRKSVSVGIYRAEKIRFPVRYRMVEPRGARFVPLGMDDELDLQQILERHPKGVEYGHILAGAPVYPLLEDEAGGILSFPPIINSRAIGEVVPGDTELFVEATGTDLRAVLLIENILAVDLVDRGWTIEPVVVEYPFDTPFGREVRAPYPLTNELEVPTRDFARLLGTSLEPGEIARVLESYGCDVEVGAERTRVATAPYRQDYMHPVDAVEDLAIAIGLNRLEAVWPERFTPGRLARLTLHEDKLRELMIGLGFEEIIANVLCSRADVTTRLNAEDAPVVGLENPMSESYAALRPTLLASLLAVEERSAKTAYPHRVFEVGEVVVPDADDPHLSRTTSLLGALVAHPTASFSDAHSVLSYLGYYLDAPAELRPVESGTFLPGRAAEVIVGGHVVGRLGELHPEVLERWGVKMPVAYLELRLDALLAAER, encoded by the coding sequence ATGCCGACCATCCTCGTCGATCTCGCGGACCTCGCTCGCCTCGTCGGCGACGACTACCCGGCGGACCAGATCGAAGCCGACCTCGAGCTCGTGAAGGGCGAGCTCAAGGGCGTCGACCCGACGACCGGCCGCACCAAGATCGAGCTCAACGACACCAACCGTCCGGACCTCTGGAGCGCGGCCGGCATCGCGCGCCAGATCCGCGCGCGCCGCCGCGGACGCCGCGACGCGTACGACTGCTTCATCGCCGCGCCGGGCGACAAGCGCATCCTGGTCGACGCGCGCGCGACCGAGGTGCGTCCCTACGTCGCGGGCTTCCTCGCGCGCGGTCCGGCGGTCACCGACGAGTCGCTCGCCGAGCTCATCCAGTCGCAGGAGAAGCTCTGCGAGGGCTACGGCGCGCGGCGCAAGTCGGTGTCGGTCGGCATCTACCGCGCGGAGAAGATCCGCTTCCCGGTGCGCTATCGCATGGTCGAGCCGCGGGGCGCGCGCTTCGTGCCGCTCGGCATGGACGACGAGCTCGACCTGCAGCAGATCCTCGAGCGCCATCCGAAGGGCGTCGAGTACGGGCACATCCTCGCCGGCGCTCCGGTCTACCCGCTGCTCGAGGACGAGGCTGGCGGCATCCTGTCGTTCCCGCCGATCATCAACTCGCGCGCGATCGGCGAGGTCGTGCCGGGCGACACCGAGCTCTTCGTCGAGGCGACGGGCACCGATCTGCGCGCGGTGCTGCTGATCGAGAACATCCTCGCCGTCGACCTCGTCGACCGCGGCTGGACGATCGAGCCGGTGGTCGTCGAGTACCCGTTCGACACGCCGTTCGGTCGCGAGGTGCGCGCGCCGTACCCGCTGACCAACGAGCTCGAGGTGCCGACGCGCGACTTTGCGCGGCTCCTCGGCACGTCGCTGGAGCCGGGCGAGATCGCGCGCGTGCTCGAGTCGTACGGCTGCGACGTCGAGGTCGGCGCGGAGCGCACGCGGGTCGCGACCGCGCCCTACCGTCAAGACTACATGCACCCGGTCGACGCGGTCGAGGATCTGGCGATCGCGATCGGCTTGAACCGCCTCGAGGCCGTGTGGCCCGAGCGCTTCACGCCGGGTCGCCTCGCGCGCTTGACGCTGCACGAGGACAAGTTGCGCGAGCTGATGATCGGCCTCGGCTTCGAGGAGATCATCGCCAACGTGCTGTGCTCGCGCGCCGACGTGACGACGCGCCTCAACGCCGAGGACGCGCCGGTCGTCGGGCTCGAGAACCCGATGAGCGAGAGCTACGCCGCCCTGCGTCCGACGCTGCTCGCCTCGCTGCTCGCGGTCGAGGAGCGCAGCGCCAAGACGGCGTACCCGCACCGCGTCTTCGAGGTCGGCGAGGTGGTCGTGCCCGACGCTGACGATCCGCACTTGAGCCGCACGACGTCGCTGCTGGGCGCGCTCGTCGCGCACCCGACGGCGAGCTTCTCGGACGCGCACTCGGTGCTGAGCTACCTCGGCTACTACCTCGATGCGCCCGCCGAGCTGCGTCCGGTCGAGAGCGGGACGTTCCTGCCGGGACGCGCCGCCGAGGTGATCGTCGGCGGGCACGTCGTCGGACGTCTCGGCGAGCTGCACCCCGAGGTGCTCGAGCGCTGGGGCGTCAAGATGCCGGTCGCGTACCTCGAGCTGCGCCTCGACGCGCTCCTCGCCGCAGAGCGCTGA
- a CDS encoding alkaline phosphatase PhoX, producing the protein MRENHVADIAATAEHDATATRRGATTTARGAAEGERDTAAAGRESEAAQRGALGRRAFLGRTAGVIAGGLALAGAKGGLLPRLASAACKRVGYGPLAPVLDETTGLPLLRLPEGFTYRSFGWTGDPLADGTPTPGGHDGMAVVRATHAKLWLVRNHELRGEGRAFGDPAITYDPRAQGGTTTLVFDPRAGRWLGAHASISGTSTNCAGGPTWNESWLTCEETLDEHDRTHGWVFEVPALGKARPEPLRAMGRFVHEAVAVDRQTGIVYLTEDRGSAGFYRFLPRDRNRLAKGGKLQMLAVRGEPNADFRGAVAPGSVFRVTWVDIEDPERAHAPGTTDGGGVFGQGAERGGAIFSRLEGAWYDARKQRVVFVSTSGGAIGEGQIWEYEPRRERLRLLYESSDEAVLDNPDNVTVSRDGGVLVCEDGDLTGQRLLGLTDDGEVFPFARNDVVLDGERNGIVGDFRDREWAGATFSPDGRWLFANLQTPGITFAITGPWKRGALC; encoded by the coding sequence ATGCGAGAGAACCACGTGGCGGACATCGCAGCGACGGCGGAGCACGACGCGACGGCAACGAGGCGCGGCGCGACCACGACGGCGCGCGGCGCAGCGGAGGGCGAGCGCGACACCGCGGCAGCAGGGCGCGAATCCGAAGCCGCGCAGCGCGGTGCGCTCGGGCGGCGCGCCTTCCTCGGCCGCACCGCAGGCGTGATCGCGGGCGGCCTCGCGCTCGCTGGCGCAAAGGGCGGCCTCTTGCCGCGCCTCGCGAGCGCCGCGTGCAAGCGCGTCGGCTACGGCCCGCTCGCGCCCGTGCTCGACGAGACCACCGGTCTGCCGCTGCTGCGGCTGCCGGAAGGCTTCACCTACCGTTCGTTCGGCTGGACCGGCGACCCGCTCGCGGACGGCACGCCCACGCCCGGCGGCCACGACGGCATGGCGGTCGTGCGCGCGACGCACGCGAAGCTCTGGCTCGTGCGCAACCACGAGCTGCGCGGCGAGGGTCGCGCGTTCGGCGATCCGGCGATCACCTACGATCCGCGCGCGCAGGGCGGCACGACGACGCTGGTCTTCGATCCGCGCGCCGGCCGCTGGCTCGGCGCGCACGCGAGCATCTCGGGAACGAGCACGAACTGCGCCGGCGGCCCGACCTGGAACGAAAGCTGGCTCACCTGCGAGGAGACGCTCGACGAGCACGACCGCACGCACGGCTGGGTGTTCGAGGTCCCGGCGCTCGGCAAAGCGCGTCCCGAGCCGCTGCGCGCCATGGGACGCTTCGTGCACGAGGCGGTCGCCGTCGACCGCCAGACCGGAATCGTCTACTTGACGGAGGACCGCGGCAGCGCCGGCTTCTACCGCTTCTTGCCACGCGACCGGAACCGGCTCGCGAAGGGCGGCAAGCTGCAGATGCTCGCCGTGCGGGGCGAGCCCAATGCGGACTTCCGCGGCGCGGTGGCGCCGGGCTCGGTCTTCCGCGTGACCTGGGTCGACATCGAGGATCCCGAGCGCGCGCACGCGCCCGGCACGACCGACGGCGGCGGCGTCTTCGGGCAGGGCGCGGAGCGCGGCGGGGCGATCTTCTCGCGCCTCGAGGGCGCCTGGTACGACGCGCGCAAGCAGCGCGTGGTCTTCGTCTCGACGAGCGGCGGCGCCATCGGCGAGGGGCAGATCTGGGAGTACGAGCCGCGCCGCGAGCGTCTGCGGCTGCTCTACGAGTCGTCCGACGAGGCGGTGCTCGACAACCCGGACAACGTCACCGTGAGCCGCGACGGCGGCGTGCTGGTGTGCGAGGACGGCGACCTCACCGGGCAGCGCCTTCTTGGCTTGACGGACGACGGCGAGGTCTTCCCCTTCGCACGGAACGACGTCGTGCTCGACGGCGAGCGCAACGGCATCGTCGGCGACTTCCGGGACCGCGAGTGGGCGGGCGCGACCTTCAGCCCGGACGGGCGCTGGCTGTTCGCGAACCTGCAGACGCCCGGGATCACGTTCGCGATCACCGGGCCGTGGAAGCGCGGCGCGCTGTGCTGA
- a CDS encoding MotA/TolQ/ExbB proton channel family protein yields MQFSLVDLWMSAGLIGRGVVLVLLGMSVAALAIGIERLLAVRRAATLSASFLGAWRSAEERPWGGAVEVAAGPADASPAAVLLRGLGEVLDEEMPHEVAERAYDRTMRRLLLAANASLRRGLGFLATVGSTAPFIGLFGTVIGIVNAFEQMAASGQGGLAVVAGGIAEALITTALGILTAIPALWLYNTITARITALMTELECAGEELAVVALGAEFGARREKSHATLSRIGRRATAQAAGGESR; encoded by the coding sequence ATGCAGTTTTCGCTTGTCGATCTCTGGATGTCCGCCGGGCTGATCGGGCGCGGCGTCGTGCTCGTGCTGCTCGGGATGTCGGTCGCGGCGCTCGCCATCGGCATCGAGCGTCTGCTCGCGGTGCGGCGCGCGGCGACGCTCTCGGCGTCGTTTCTCGGCGCGTGGCGCTCGGCGGAAGAGCGTCCTTGGGGCGGCGCGGTCGAGGTCGCTGCGGGACCGGCGGACGCGTCGCCCGCTGCGGTGCTGCTGCGCGGGCTCGGCGAGGTCCTCGACGAGGAGATGCCGCACGAGGTCGCGGAGCGCGCCTACGACCGCACGATGCGCCGCCTGCTGCTCGCCGCGAACGCGAGCCTGCGGCGCGGCCTCGGCTTCCTCGCGACCGTCGGCTCGACGGCGCCGTTCATCGGCCTCTTCGGCACCGTCATCGGCATCGTCAACGCCTTCGAGCAGATGGCGGCGAGCGGCCAGGGCGGGCTCGCGGTGGTCGCGGGCGGCATCGCGGAGGCGCTCATCACCACCGCGCTCGGCATCCTGACCGCGATCCCGGCGCTGTGGCTCTACAACACGATCACCGCGCGCATCACGGCGCTGATGACCGAGCTCGAGTGCGCGGGTGAGGAGCTCGCGGTCGTGGCGCTCGGCGCCGAGTTCGGCGCGCGGCGCGAGAAGTCGCACGCGACGCTCAGCCGCATCGGACGCCGTGCGACGGCGCAGGCGGCGGGCGGAGAGTCGCGATGA
- a CDS encoding TonB family protein, which translates to MAVSQRSADLFPEVPGHRTVAILTSVLGHALLLIGLIVLGSYAAREIEPEPIRLVFFEPAPPPKLGTPDGGGAPPAVQAAPEPAPEPPAPAPEPVVEKPPLERIVEQPKPVEKPKAKPKPEPKPKPKAQAKPARTEPTTPPPAATTETTDAAGTGTAGPRGVAEGHAAGVEGGLVGGQVGGLGSDVTPVRQAAVPPVVVHRVMPVYPESARLRGIEGQVMIEAIISRDGTVEPGVRVVQSIPALDEAAIEAFKRWKFKPARDAQGRPLRVILQAPVRFVLR; encoded by the coding sequence GTGGCCGTCTCGCAACGCTCTGCCGACCTGTTTCCCGAGGTCCCCGGCCACCGCACGGTCGCCATCCTGACCTCGGTCCTGGGTCACGCGCTGCTGCTGATCGGGCTCATCGTCCTCGGCAGCTACGCGGCGCGCGAGATCGAGCCCGAGCCGATCCGGCTCGTGTTCTTCGAGCCCGCGCCGCCGCCCAAGCTCGGCACGCCCGACGGCGGGGGCGCGCCGCCCGCGGTCCAGGCCGCGCCGGAGCCCGCTCCCGAGCCGCCGGCGCCGGCGCCCGAGCCGGTCGTCGAGAAACCGCCGCTCGAGCGCATCGTCGAGCAGCCGAAGCCCGTCGAGAAGCCCAAGGCCAAGCCGAAGCCCGAGCCGAAGCCGAAGCCCAAGGCGCAGGCGAAGCCCGCCCGCACCGAGCCCACCACGCCACCGCCCGCTGCGACGACCGAGACGACGGACGCCGCCGGCACCGGCACGGCCGGTCCGCGCGGCGTCGCCGAGGGGCACGCGGCCGGCGTCGAGGGCGGCCTCGTCGGCGGCCAGGTGGGCGGCCTCGGCAGCGACGTCACCCCGGTGCGCCAGGCGGCCGTCCCGCCCGTGGTCGTGCACCGTGTGATGCCGGTCTACCCCGAGTCGGCGCGGCTGCGCGGCATCGAGGGCCAGGTGATGATCGAGGCGATCATCTCGCGCGACGGCACCGTCGAGCCCGGGGTGAGGGTCGTGCAGTCGATCCCGGCGCTCGACGAGGCGGCGATCGAGGCCTTCAAGCGCTGGAAGTTCAAGCCCGCGCGCGACGCCCAGGGCAGACCGCTGCGCGTCATCCTGCAAGCGCCCGTGCGCTTCGTGCTACGCTGA
- a CDS encoding biopolymer transporter ExbD, giving the protein MTGPTIDDGGFRAEINVTPLVDVVLVLLVIFMVVTPLLKQEAPVELPITKNSQPASEERQLTLTIAADGSLSLDGETLPQDRLGERLESIFRERSDRTVFLSADRSLSYATVVEVIDACRAAGVTAIGLLTQPAQPATS; this is encoded by the coding sequence ATGACCGGACCGACGATCGACGACGGCGGCTTTCGCGCCGAGATCAACGTCACGCCGCTCGTCGACGTGGTGCTGGTCCTGCTCGTGATCTTCATGGTCGTGACGCCGCTCTTGAAGCAGGAAGCGCCGGTCGAGCTGCCGATCACGAAGAACAGCCAGCCGGCGTCCGAGGAGCGTCAGCTCACGCTCACCATCGCGGCCGACGGCTCGCTGTCGCTCGACGGCGAGACGCTGCCGCAGGACCGCCTCGGCGAGCGCCTCGAGAGCATCTTCCGCGAGCGCAGCGACCGCACGGTCTTCCTCTCCGCGGACCGCAGCCTGTCCTACGCGACCGTCGTCGAGGTCATCGACGCCTGCCGTGCTGCGGGCGTGACCGCGATCGGGCTCCTCACGCAGCCGGCGCAGCCCGCCACGTCCTGA